The Branchiostoma floridae strain S238N-H82 chromosome 7, Bfl_VNyyK, whole genome shotgun sequence region ACACCTGTATGACCTCTTACCTGTGTGAGCCTACACATGTCTATTCAGATGATACAGCTTtctgttctgctgcagtaccaaggtcacacaacaGGGGGCCCGAAATGGACCTTGACCCTTGTTTTCCCAAGATCTCCCAACAATAACCAACATGccaatatcattacaatccgaCCAGAGGTTCctttaagttatgctgacacCTTAGACATACATCATCTATGTTATAACTCTTAGAATTAATTCAAATCCAACACAAAGCAGTAACTCGACATTTTATGAATATGCATTATCCATGTATGTGAATTTCAAAGTCTGCACTACTCTCTTTCCATGGACTCTGCACCGTTTGTTTGCCGGTAAGGCAGCGAGTGTACACATTGTATCGGCTACAAAGGTCAGACATTAGTGTGGCAAATAGTGCAGACCAACAGTGACTTAAACGCTAACATACCTTTATATAGTCCAAAGTATGGCGGTGGCGGTGGCTGTAGATGAACCTGGTCTATGTCCGGAGGGTCCCCACTGGGACAACCGCACGGGAACGCTGCTGTATGTAGACATTGACGGACAAAAGGTCCATCGCTGGAACCCAGTCACAAGACAGAAGGACACCGTTGCGATGGGTGAGAATACACAAAGCATGCAGTCCACATTTCACACAGTTTAGATCAACAGTTAAGACCAAATTTCGACAATTTGAGATTTTGCCAACGCCCCCGCAATCACCGCATTGCTCTGTGGAGGATAGAACATAAATATTACATTGTTAGTTTTATTACATTACATCTTTATTGCTGTCTAAACGTACCTACCATGCAATAATCGTTTATGCAGACTGTATGGTAGGAGCAGTCGTTCCGAGGGAAGCCGGAGGCGTAGTGGTGGCCGCTGGGACCAAGTTTACCTTTCTGGATTTCGAGACCAGACAACTGACCGATGTTGCAACGGTGGACCAGCACAAACCCACCAACCGGTTCAACGATGGGAAGTGCGATGCTGCCGGCAGGTTTTGGGCTGGTAAGGGGACCACCAAGCTTATAAATATAGTTTTCATTCACATTATACTATATGCCTGATATTCTCAATATTTGCGCTCATCGACTGTAGCTGATGTGAAAATGCATGTTTCAGGCACGATGGGTCACGAACCTGTCCCTACTCAAGTCGAACGCAAAGTTGGGTCATTGTACTGCCTTCACACCGATCGCACTGTTACAAAGGTATATAAGGCTGTTTCGTTGCTATAAACCTTTTCTAAGATTCTGATGAGATATGTTTAATCACGCAGCTTTGGTGGCAGTAAGCTATAGCAAAGCTACTTCAATAGATTGCGTCTCACTCGGAGAAAAACGCAAAACGCCACATTGTTGATTGAAATGCTTAGCCTATGTAGTCATACCCTGCGACACTAGCCATGTTTTCTTCACATTTGTCGAACACAATTAGCGTTATTTCAATTCGCCTTTTGCTATTTCCAAGGCATTTAATGAAACTGACATCTCTAATGGACTGGCATGGACATCTGACAACTCCATCATGTACTACATCGACTCACTCCAGTACAGCGTGGATGCCTTCGACTTTGACCTGGCTAACGGAACTCTAAGTAGGTACTCATGACTCAATTGTGCGTATTGCACACATGTACCGTAATAATCAAACATCGGGATCTCACAGTGTGCTGTTTTAAAAAGCAATTCACAAGTGCATTTGACTGTTGACCATCTACAGTATTGATAAGCGATCAATTTTCTTGTAGTATTTCATGTAGTATGACCATGTCTTTTCCAGCAAACCGCCGTAAAGTGGTGAGTTTTGAGGAGAGCAGAGACGGCGTGCCGGATGGAATGTGTATCGACACCGATGGGAAACTGTGGGTAGCCATGTTTGGCACAGGGCAGGTATTACAGGTGGACCCAGAGACAGGTGAGCAAAATGTGATGATGTCGATGTTGATGATAATGACGAGTCATCAATTAGCACTTCTAACTGCTTTCTTTCTCTCCGAGTCTTCCTACACCATACCACCAGAGTGACCAGACTGTATAACAAATCATTGACTGATGCTTAAGTGAATTTATATgtctatgtactgtgtatgtcatgCCTACTGTGTCTAGTTATTGTAATAATTTACTTCACATTGTAAGATCAAAGGTATTCAGAGGTACTACTGCTAAGGGGTAACTctgtaatgttgatttaatgaagaaagaaagaaagccgATTGTACGTTTTTGACATTGCCATTTCAAAACGTGCCCCAACATCACAGGCACACACCTCCGTACCGTTAAGGTCCCTGCTGACCAGACGACGTCGTGCTGTTTCGGCGGTCCAAACCTGGACATCCTGT contains the following coding sequences:
- the LOC118419008 gene encoding regucalcin-like codes for the protein MAVAVAVDEPGLCPEGPHWDNRTGTLLYVDIDGQKVHRWNPVTRQKDTVAMDCMVGAVVPREAGGVVVAAGTKFTFLDFETRQLTDVATVDQHKPTNRFNDGKCDAAGRFWAGTMGHEPVPTQVERKVGSLYCLHTDRTVTKAFNETDISNGLAWTSDNSIMYYIDSLQYSVDAFDFDLANGTLTNRRKVVSFEESRDGVPDGMCIDTDGKLWVAMFGTGQVLQVDPETGTHLRTVKVPADQTTSCCFGGPNLDILYVTTASVGLSAEEVQQKPLSGCVFQVTGLGARGTPGLCYNG